Genomic DNA from Bacteroides zhangwenhongii:
AGAAAGAATTATTTGAAAACATAAAACGCAAAAAATCATTCCTTTGTGTAGGGCTTGATACTGACATCAAGAAAATTCCGGAACATCTGCTGAAAGAAGAAGATCCGATTTTTGCTTTCAATAAGGCAATCATCGACGCGACAGCCGATTTGTGCATAGCCTACAAACCCAATTTGGCTTTTTACGAAAGTATGGGTGTAAAAGGATGGATCGCTTTTGAAAAGACAGTAAAGTATATCAAGGATAATTATCCGGATCAGTTCATCATTGCCGATGCAAAACGTGGTGACATAGGAAACACTTCCGCCATGTATGCCCGTACTTTCTTCGAGGAACTGGATATCGACTCTGTAACCGTAGCTCCTTACATGGGAGAAGACAGTGTGACTCCGTTTCTTACTTACGACAACAAATGGGTTATCCTGTTGGCATTGACTTCCAACAAAGGATCTCATGACTTCCAATTGACAGAAGATGCAAATGGCGA
This window encodes:
- the pyrF gene encoding orotidine-5'-phosphate decarboxylase, with the protein product MDKKELFENIKRKKSFLCVGLDTDIKKIPEHLLKEEDPIFAFNKAIIDATADLCIAYKPNLAFYESMGVKGWIAFEKTVKYIKDNYPDQFIIADAKRGDIGNTSAMYARTFFEELDIDSVTVAPYMGEDSVTPFLTYDNKWVILLALTSNKGSHDFQLTEDANGERLFEKVLRKSQEWANDDRMMYVVGATQGRAFEDIRKIVPDHFLLVPGIGAQGGSLEEVCKYGMNSTCGLIVNSSRGIIYVDKTEKFAEAARTAAQEVQAQMAEQLKRVINNQ